A window of Haliscomenobacter hydrossis DSM 1100 contains these coding sequences:
- a CDS encoding DUF2490 domain-containing protein translates to MKFRWQLLMLMYMLGQFNALYAQKSVTEDQQAWLGVFNQYRFSDRWGMWSDVHFRLKNDFIQKPSQFIVRVGPTYYLTDDVRLTTAYNFINHFPDEAHKNISQPEHRLMQQVQWFTKIKQARLMQWVRLEERWRQKILNDDELGEGFSFNWRMRYNFGLFVPLSKKGLAPGGLQLLINDELMVNLGKNIVYNYFDQNRLFVGLVYQTNSHAHVQLGYMNVFQQLAAGNRYREQHVIRLFYFHNFDFRKSEEKH, encoded by the coding sequence ATGAAATTTCGTTGGCAACTTTTGATGTTGATGTATATGTTGGGGCAATTCAATGCCCTCTATGCACAGAAGAGTGTTACGGAAGACCAACAGGCCTGGTTGGGGGTGTTCAACCAATATCGTTTCTCTGATCGTTGGGGAATGTGGTCGGATGTGCATTTTCGCTTAAAAAACGATTTTATACAAAAGCCTTCCCAGTTCATTGTGCGTGTTGGCCCTACTTACTATTTGACCGATGATGTAAGGTTGACCACAGCATACAACTTCATCAACCATTTTCCGGATGAGGCCCACAAAAACATCTCTCAGCCCGAACACCGCCTGATGCAGCAGGTACAATGGTTTACCAAAATCAAACAGGCCAGGTTGATGCAGTGGGTACGGCTGGAAGAAAGATGGCGACAAAAGATCCTAAACGACGATGAGTTGGGGGAGGGTTTTAGCTTCAACTGGCGCATGCGGTACAATTTTGGCCTTTTTGTTCCATTGAGTAAAAAAGGATTGGCCCCCGGAGGACTTCAATTGTTGATCAACGATGAATTGATGGTGAACTTGGGGAAGAATATTGTGTACAACTACTTTGATCAGAATCGATTGTTTGTGGGTTTGGTCTATCAAACCAATAGCCATGCCCACGTTCAATTGGGCTACATGAATGTATTTCAGCAGCTTGCCGCAGGGAATCGTTATCGGGAGCAACACGTGATTCGTTTATTTTATTTTCATAACTTTGATTTCAGGAAATCGGAGGAGAAACATTAG
- a CDS encoding response regulator transcription factor has protein sequence MKLLIIEDEPELSKSIKEYLSSESYLCEFADTFQQALEKIALYSYDCILLDLMLPGGDGIKILEELKKQQKEEGVIIISAKNALEDKVLGLQLGADDYLSKPFHLSELAARIYAVIRRKQFANSNLIEQNELKIDLLAKSIWVNENLVSLTKKEFDLLLYFVGNKNRVIAKGALAEHLSGDFADMLDNHDFVYAHIKNLKKKLTDAGCSLYIKTVYGTGYKWEI, from the coding sequence ATGAAACTGCTTATCATTGAAGACGAACCAGAACTGTCGAAAAGCATCAAGGAGTATTTATCCAGCGAGAGCTATTTGTGCGAGTTTGCAGATACCTTTCAACAAGCTTTGGAGAAAATCGCTTTGTACAGCTATGACTGTATCTTATTGGATTTGATGTTGCCGGGTGGAGATGGAATCAAAATTTTGGAAGAGCTCAAAAAACAACAGAAAGAAGAAGGAGTAATCATTATCTCTGCCAAAAATGCACTGGAAGACAAGGTCCTCGGCTTACAACTTGGCGCAGACGATTACCTCTCCAAACCCTTCCATTTGTCAGAATTAGCCGCCCGAATTTATGCCGTCATCCGTCGCAAACAATTTGCCAATTCGAACCTCATTGAACAAAACGAATTGAAAATTGACCTGCTGGCAAAATCCATTTGGGTCAATGAAAACCTGGTTTCTCTGACTAAAAAAGAGTTTGATTTGTTGCTTTACTTCGTTGGAAATAAAAACCGGGTCATTGCCAAAGGCGCGCTTGCCGAACACCTTTCCGGCGATTTTGCGGACATGCTGGATAACCACGATTTTGTGTACGCCCACATCAAAAATTTGAAGAAAAAACTGACGGATGCAGGTTGTAGCCTCTACATCAAAACAGTTTACGGCACTGGTTATAAATGGGAAATATGA
- a CDS encoding sulfite exporter TauE/SafE family protein translates to MLEKITLRHISVVILSLKIAMAAWLAWGIWQHTIGHASPKLDVSFFGYLLAGFVAQLVDGALGMAYGVSCTTLLLHLGIPPALATASVHTAEVFTTGASGLSHLYLGNVDKKLFLRLIVPGVIGAVVGAYLISEVFDGKVIKPYIAAYLLFLGIIILLKSFQTRVPTEKVRYVSLLGVTGGFLDAVGGGGWGPIVTSNIVNQGNDPRKTVGTVNTAEFFVAFFSTGVFLFFVGVESWQVVAGLIAGGILAAPFGAWLVHKISAKALMFLVGLIIILTQSYTLVNWWIK, encoded by the coding sequence ATGCTCGAAAAAATTACGCTTAGACACATTTCGGTGGTCATTCTATCGCTCAAAATAGCTATGGCAGCTTGGTTGGCCTGGGGGATTTGGCAACATACTATAGGGCACGCGTCACCAAAATTGGATGTTTCTTTTTTCGGGTATTTATTGGCGGGCTTTGTGGCCCAGCTTGTTGATGGTGCCTTAGGTATGGCCTACGGCGTGAGTTGTACTACCCTATTGCTCCATTTGGGAATTCCTCCGGCGCTCGCGACGGCTAGCGTACATACTGCTGAAGTATTTACCACAGGTGCTTCTGGGCTTTCTCACTTGTACCTGGGCAATGTAGACAAAAAGCTCTTTTTGCGCTTAATTGTACCCGGAGTAATAGGTGCAGTGGTGGGGGCTTATCTGATTTCAGAAGTTTTTGATGGCAAAGTAATCAAGCCCTATATCGCAGCTTATTTGCTTTTTTTGGGAATAATCATTTTGCTAAAAAGTTTTCAGACCAGAGTACCGACAGAGAAAGTACGTTATGTATCACTTTTAGGCGTTACTGGTGGATTTTTGGATGCTGTTGGAGGAGGGGGTTGGGGCCCAATTGTGACCTCAAACATCGTGAACCAGGGCAATGATCCGCGCAAAACCGTAGGGACGGTAAATACTGCTGAGTTTTTCGTTGCTTTTTTTAGCACTGGGGTTTTTCTCTTTTTTGTCGGAGTGGAGAGTTGGCAGGTAGTAGCCGGATTAATTGCAGGTGGTATACTTGCTGCGCCCTTTGGTGCTTGGCTGGTGCACAAAATCAGTGCTAAAGCTTTGATGTTTTTGGTTGGTTTGATCATTATATTGACCCAGTCTTACACGCTGGTTAATTGGTGGATCAAGTAA
- a CDS encoding TonB-dependent receptor: protein MKQIYLLFVLLMGALGITHQANAQNNLVEISGQVKDGASRTPLSNATVYIREHDAGAVTDSAGRFVIKSYLRFPFTLEISFIGYEKQVFTVENERAKLQFQLQPLVVMSDEMVVTASRVEERLFKSPVAIEKLDIRAIRETPAASYYDALENVKGVQLTTSSLTFKVPNTRGFNNPNNFRFMQLVDGVDVQAATLGVPLGNTIGPSELDIASVEITPGSASALYGINSINGLAHLRSKNPFLTQGLSFYQRVGVNHVDAIDHPTALMSETALRFAKVLDKTEKVAIKLNLSYFQGIDWVSSAAVDQNASNRASANPAFPELGSGETNPAYDAWNRYGDERNNNVAVAVNYLGKRQTFNVRRTGYWEKDLTEPQVSNLKFSGGLFYRPFKDWEISYNYRYGSMDGTFQRGNKIRLNNAVVQNHSLELKNKRLTARVYFTDENTGDSYNLKPLVDNFELTTKTNKDWSALYQTTLQTGIDQGKSLTEAHLAARASADQGRPEPGTQAFQDLKNKIIGINNWDHASLIAGAPATGGAALWQRSHLYHGELQYDASHWFKEKVSLLLGTDLRVNEVIPDGNNFVDFSRPIEDRTLPGGENVKYSKLGAFAQATKLLFEEKLKLVASIRYDHNYDFPGRWNPRLAAVYSPNEQWNYRVSYQSGVRFPALFEALSYVNNGNVRRVGGLAKVNEGLGFLENSYTLNALDLFTAAVNKDVAGGLTRNDAGLKNRGLLVISNLPQLAPEEVQAWDAGVKSIFFENKVVLDWDFYYNVYEGFLGQVEVAVPVDGKVGTDASVLNMLDRNKQIRYRVFTNATNTYFNYGSALRLSYNFYKKYSLSGNLNYNDLSTKNDNDIFITGFNTPKWSGNIQFGNREVLPNFGFNMVWKWQDTFLWQTPLAEGVVSSFSTLDAQVSLQVPQWNAAFKLGGTNLTNNRYIQYAAGPTIGALYYLSMTWDVWKK, encoded by the coding sequence ATGAAACAGATTTATCTCCTCTTTGTCCTCCTGATGGGGGCTTTGGGTATCACCCACCAGGCTAACGCCCAGAACAACTTAGTAGAAATCAGTGGTCAGGTCAAAGATGGGGCCAGTAGAACCCCCTTGTCCAATGCCACGGTATACATTCGTGAACACGATGCAGGTGCAGTGACCGACAGTGCCGGACGATTTGTGATCAAAAGTTATTTGCGTTTTCCATTTACGCTAGAGATTAGTTTTATAGGCTACGAAAAACAGGTATTTACGGTAGAAAACGAACGTGCCAAGTTGCAGTTTCAATTGCAGCCGCTGGTGGTCATGTCGGACGAAATGGTGGTCACCGCCTCACGGGTAGAGGAGCGTTTGTTCAAATCGCCCGTTGCCATTGAAAAATTGGACATCCGCGCCATTCGGGAAACACCAGCCGCCTCCTATTACGATGCTTTGGAAAACGTAAAGGGGGTGCAGCTGACCACCTCCAGCTTGACTTTTAAAGTGCCAAATACCCGGGGTTTCAACAACCCCAACAACTTCCGCTTCATGCAATTGGTAGATGGGGTGGATGTACAAGCCGCTACGCTGGGAGTACCACTGGGCAATACCATCGGTCCATCTGAATTGGATATTGCTTCGGTAGAAATTACCCCTGGATCGGCTTCCGCGCTCTACGGGATCAACTCCATTAATGGTTTGGCCCATTTGCGCAGCAAAAATCCGTTTTTAACCCAAGGTTTGAGTTTTTACCAACGTGTCGGTGTGAATCATGTGGATGCCATTGACCATCCCACTGCCTTGATGAGCGAAACTGCGCTGCGTTTTGCCAAAGTGTTAGACAAAACCGAAAAAGTCGCCATAAAACTCAACCTGAGTTACTTCCAAGGCATTGACTGGGTATCTTCAGCTGCCGTGGATCAAAATGCCAGCAACAGAGCCTCCGCCAATCCCGCCTTTCCGGAACTGGGCAGCGGCGAAACCAACCCCGCATACGACGCCTGGAACCGCTACGGCGATGAGCGCAACAACAACGTAGCCGTAGCCGTAAACTACCTGGGCAAACGCCAAACCTTCAACGTGCGCCGCACGGGGTATTGGGAAAAAGACCTGACTGAGCCCCAGGTAAGCAACCTGAAATTTTCGGGAGGGCTGTTTTACCGGCCATTTAAAGATTGGGAGATAAGCTACAACTACCGCTACGGCAGCATGGACGGCACCTTCCAGCGCGGCAACAAAATCAGGCTCAACAATGCCGTGGTGCAAAACCATTCGTTGGAATTGAAGAACAAGCGACTGACGGCTCGAGTGTATTTCACCGACGAAAACACCGGAGATTCTTACAACCTCAAACCACTGGTGGATAATTTTGAATTGACGACCAAAACCAATAAGGACTGGAGTGCCCTGTATCAAACTACCCTACAAACTGGCATCGACCAAGGCAAGTCTCTGACTGAAGCGCACCTGGCAGCCCGTGCTAGCGCCGACCAAGGCCGTCCTGAACCAGGCACTCAGGCATTCCAAGACCTAAAAAACAAGATCATCGGCATCAACAATTGGGATCATGCTTCTTTGATCGCTGGTGCCCCTGCCACGGGTGGAGCCGCGCTCTGGCAACGCAGCCACTTGTACCACGGCGAACTGCAATACGATGCTTCGCATTGGTTTAAGGAAAAAGTAAGCTTGCTGCTGGGAACCGATTTGCGGGTCAATGAGGTGATTCCCGATGGCAACAACTTTGTTGATTTTAGCCGTCCGATTGAAGATCGTACTTTACCCGGAGGTGAAAACGTAAAGTATTCCAAGCTGGGTGCTTTTGCCCAGGCCACCAAATTGTTGTTTGAAGAAAAGTTAAAGCTGGTTGCATCGATCCGTTACGACCACAACTACGACTTTCCCGGGCGTTGGAACCCCCGCCTAGCTGCAGTGTATTCGCCCAACGAGCAGTGGAACTACCGCGTATCGTATCAATCCGGAGTGCGTTTTCCGGCTTTGTTTGAGGCGCTTTCTTATGTCAACAACGGCAACGTGCGTAGGGTAGGAGGTTTGGCCAAAGTGAATGAAGGCTTGGGCTTTTTGGAAAACTCTTATACCTTAAACGCTCTGGATTTGTTCACTGCCGCCGTAAACAAGGATGTAGCAGGGGGCCTTACCCGCAACGACGCCGGACTCAAAAACCGTGGGCTCCTGGTCATTTCCAACTTACCACAATTGGCACCGGAAGAAGTTCAGGCCTGGGATGCCGGGGTGAAAAGTATTTTCTTCGAAAACAAGGTGGTATTGGATTGGGACTTTTATTACAACGTATACGAAGGCTTTTTGGGACAGGTAGAAGTGGCAGTACCCGTGGATGGCAAAGTAGGCACCGACGCTTCGGTGTTGAACATGTTGGACCGCAACAAACAAATCCGCTACCGCGTGTTTACCAATGCGACCAATACCTATTTCAACTATGGTTCGGCCTTGCGTTTGAGTTACAATTTTTACAAAAAATACTCGCTCTCCGGTAACCTGAACTACAACGATCTGAGCACCAAAAACGACAACGACATCTTCATCACGGGTTTCAATACCCCGAAGTGGTCGGGCAATATCCAGTTTGGCAACCGCGAAGTACTGCCCAATTTTGGTTTCAACATGGTCTGGAAATGGCAGGACACTTTCTTGTGGCAAACGCCATTGGCGGAAGGCGTGGTTTCTTCTTTTTCGACGCTGGATGCACAAGTATCGCTACAAGTTCCGCAGTGGAATGCTGCCTTCAAATTGGGAGGAACCAACCTGACGAATAATCGCTATATTCAGTATGCTGCTGGGCCTACCATCGGTGCATTGTATTACTTGAGCATGACCTGGGATGTGTGGAAAAAATAA
- a CDS encoding outer membrane beta-barrel family protein has protein sequence MKFYHLYFFLIFFLPSLLVAQSPKITISGILKDATTKAPLSFVNVVFKSPQDSSLVAGTISNEEGRFSVADLSSGSYLLELSLVGYRRSIQAMEVGKLSSFLDLGVIEMQEDALELSEIVVSGKQDEVNSRMDKKTFSLDDNLSQSGGSVLQAMKNLPGIASDNDGKVQLRGSDKVTVLIDGKQTALTGFGNQKGLDNIPASAIEKIEIINNPSSKYDANGNAGIINIIYKKNKEEGWNGKIGVMAGLGALWPKAESLPEVRKQYQATPKLNPSLALNYRHKKINAFLQSDWLLDKTLNRNEFTTRIYEDGDIVKQQVQRNRITTNIAAKAGIDYAISANDALTISGLFSNEHVLDDGDIPYFNDDLSVRRRLWQFHEDEYNTAFTGSVAYQHKFKQAGHTLNVSFNYTFHREDEKYFLTNILPTYTGRDTFKLIADENVSDFNLDYVKPLRHGRFEAGLKFRRRYIPTDMRFFPGINSPLDTNAAGWANYGETIPALYGNYIFERNNFELEAGLRVEYVKLNYTVNPDHNTYKSDGYNYTQPFPSLRLSYNLKDNHKLSLFYNRRVDRPDEGDIRIFPKYDEPEILKVGNPALRPQFTNTFELGYRSSWDKGYWYSALYHRIIDGTKIRIGTIVPNSTIIYNIYQNADLSYNTGIEWVVQQTVAKWVSFNANLNVYRNVIDAFTVENKYPVPSVFSAEKATYTSGNVKLNVSFKFPKQIDLQITSIYLAPDIIPQGEIGSRFSINLGLKKNIQKGKGELFLNGTDVLNTLRIHKTITGNGFSYVTTDYYETQAFRMGYSRKF, from the coding sequence ATGAAGTTTTATCACCTGTATTTTTTCTTGATTTTCTTTCTACCAAGCCTACTTGTTGCTCAAAGCCCCAAAATCACCATTTCGGGCATCCTGAAAGATGCAACGACCAAAGCTCCTCTCTCCTTTGTTAACGTCGTATTCAAATCGCCCCAGGATAGCAGCTTAGTCGCGGGCACCATCAGCAATGAAGAAGGGCGTTTCAGCGTAGCCGATCTCAGCAGTGGCAGTTATCTTTTGGAGTTATCCCTCGTAGGCTATCGCCGCAGCATTCAAGCCATGGAGGTAGGTAAATTGAGTTCTTTTTTAGACCTGGGAGTGATCGAAATGCAAGAAGATGCCCTGGAACTTAGCGAAATAGTCGTCAGCGGCAAACAAGATGAAGTGAATAGCCGCATGGATAAAAAAACGTTTTCCCTGGACGACAACCTCAGCCAAAGCGGTGGCTCGGTCCTGCAAGCGATGAAAAACCTACCTGGTATTGCCTCCGACAATGACGGCAAAGTTCAACTCCGGGGCAGCGACAAGGTTACCGTATTGATCGACGGCAAACAAACCGCCCTCACGGGTTTTGGCAACCAAAAAGGACTGGACAACATCCCCGCCTCCGCCATTGAAAAAATTGAAATCATCAACAACCCCTCTTCAAAATACGACGCCAACGGCAACGCGGGCATCATCAACATCATTTACAAAAAAAACAAGGAAGAGGGCTGGAATGGAAAAATCGGAGTCATGGCAGGCTTGGGTGCCTTGTGGCCCAAGGCGGAAAGCCTGCCCGAGGTGCGCAAGCAATACCAGGCTACACCCAAACTAAATCCCTCTTTGGCGCTCAACTACCGCCACAAAAAAATAAATGCCTTTTTGCAAAGCGACTGGTTGCTGGACAAAACCCTGAACCGCAACGAATTCACCACCCGTATATACGAAGATGGCGATATCGTCAAACAACAAGTGCAGCGCAACCGCATCACCACCAATATTGCGGCCAAGGCCGGAATAGACTATGCCATCAGTGCCAATGATGCACTAACGATTTCGGGTTTATTCAGCAATGAACACGTGTTGGACGATGGCGACATCCCTTATTTCAACGACGATTTATCCGTTCGCCGTCGCCTTTGGCAGTTTCATGAAGATGAGTACAATACCGCGTTTACCGGGTCGGTAGCCTATCAGCACAAGTTCAAACAAGCGGGACATACCCTGAATGTGAGTTTCAATTACACCTTTCATCGCGAGGATGAAAAATACTTTCTGACCAATATCCTGCCCACCTACACAGGTAGAGACACGTTCAAATTGATTGCCGATGAAAACGTCAGCGATTTTAACCTGGATTATGTCAAACCACTGAGGCACGGTCGCTTCGAAGCCGGGTTGAAGTTTCGTCGGCGCTACATCCCGACGGATATGCGGTTTTTCCCGGGCATCAATTCTCCACTGGATACCAATGCGGCCGGCTGGGCCAATTATGGCGAAACCATTCCGGCGCTGTATGGCAACTACATTTTTGAACGCAACAACTTTGAACTGGAAGCCGGACTGCGGGTGGAATACGTCAAACTCAACTATACCGTCAACCCCGATCACAACACCTACAAAAGTGATGGCTACAACTATACGCAGCCCTTTCCCAGCTTGCGCTTGAGCTACAATTTGAAAGACAACCATAAACTGTCCCTGTTCTACAACCGACGCGTCGACCGCCCAGACGAAGGCGATATTCGTATTTTCCCCAAATACGATGAACCGGAAATTTTGAAAGTGGGTAACCCCGCCTTACGTCCACAGTTTACCAATACTTTTGAGTTGGGTTACCGCAGTTCCTGGGACAAAGGCTACTGGTATTCTGCCTTGTACCACCGCATCATTGATGGCACCAAAATTCGCATTGGCACCATCGTACCCAACAGTACGATCATCTACAACATCTACCAAAATGCGGATTTGAGTTACAATACGGGTATTGAATGGGTTGTACAGCAGACCGTTGCCAAATGGGTTTCCTTCAATGCCAACCTGAACGTGTACCGCAATGTCATCGACGCCTTTACTGTGGAAAATAAATACCCGGTACCTTCCGTATTTTCTGCTGAAAAAGCGACCTATACCTCCGGCAACGTAAAGTTGAACGTCTCTTTCAAGTTCCCCAAACAAATTGACCTGCAAATCACCAGCATCTATCTGGCCCCGGACATCATCCCGCAAGGCGAAATTGGATCCAGGTTTTCGATTAACCTGGGCTTGAAAAAAAACATCCAGAAAGGCAAAGGAGAGTTGTTTTTGAATGGAACAGATGTACTGAATACGCTCCGCATCCACAAGACCATCACGGGCAATGGCTTCTCCTATGTAACCACGGATTATTACGAAACCCAGGCGTTTCGGATGGGGTACAGTCGTAAGTTTTAA
- a CDS encoding family 16 glycoside hydrolase → MKNTIVSMFFFLLASFGFAQKKLAFNLSDALQKNKINVVYRQIQVLEDGDKKGVRLSKEREEGLAWLKGVKFSEGTIEFDVKGQDVFQQSFVGVAFHAQNDSTYDAVYFRPFNFYAKDSVRYIHAVQYVAHPQYPWKKLRDERNAQFEKAIPNAPNPNEWFHAKVVVKGKSVQVFVNDRKEAVLKVEKLSVFSKGQIGLFVGDGSGGDFANLVISKKIVP, encoded by the coding sequence ATGAAAAATACAATTGTAAGTATGTTCTTTTTTTTATTGGCAAGCTTTGGTTTTGCTCAAAAAAAACTGGCATTTAACCTGTCCGACGCTCTACAAAAAAACAAAATCAACGTGGTCTATCGTCAAATCCAAGTGCTGGAAGATGGCGATAAAAAGGGCGTGCGTCTATCTAAGGAGCGAGAAGAAGGTCTGGCTTGGTTAAAAGGAGTCAAATTCTCGGAAGGCACCATTGAATTCGATGTAAAAGGTCAGGACGTTTTCCAGCAAAGTTTTGTTGGCGTAGCCTTCCACGCCCAAAACGACTCTACCTACGATGCCGTTTATTTCCGTCCCTTCAACTTTTACGCGAAGGATTCGGTGCGCTACATCCACGCTGTACAGTACGTCGCCCACCCACAGTATCCCTGGAAAAAATTGCGGGACGAGCGCAATGCCCAGTTTGAAAAAGCCATTCCAAATGCGCCCAATCCCAATGAATGGTTTCATGCCAAAGTAGTGGTCAAAGGCAAGTCCGTGCAGGTTTTCGTCAACGACCGTAAAGAAGCAGTGCTAAAAGTTGAAAAGCTCAGCGTTTTCAGCAAAGGCCAAATAGGTTTGTTCGTCGGCGATGGTTCGGGTGGTGACTTTGCCAATTTGGTCATTAGCAAAAAAATTGTGCCCTGA
- a CDS encoding peroxiredoxin → MSLRLGDIAPNFQAQTTAGDIDFYEYLGNGWGILFSHPADYTPVCTTELGRTAHLQDEFAKRNTKVLAVSVDPLDKHKGWVNDINETQHVDVQFPIIADENRVVADLYDMIHPNASETFTVRSLFIIGPDKKVKLMITYPASTGRNFNEVLRVLDSLQLTANYSVATPADWKHGEDVIVVPAVSTEAAIEKFPKGVTIVKPYLRYTPQPDLED, encoded by the coding sequence ATGAGTCTGCGTCTCGGCGACATTGCGCCCAACTTCCAAGCCCAAACAACAGCGGGCGATATTGATTTTTACGAGTACCTGGGCAATGGCTGGGGAATCCTTTTTTCACACCCTGCTGATTATACCCCCGTATGTACCACTGAACTTGGCCGTACTGCACACTTGCAAGACGAATTTGCCAAGCGCAACACCAAAGTGCTGGCCGTCAGTGTTGATCCCCTGGACAAACACAAAGGCTGGGTCAACGACATCAATGAAACCCAACACGTGGACGTGCAATTCCCCATCATTGCAGATGAGAACCGCGTGGTGGCCGATTTGTACGACATGATTCACCCCAATGCCTCCGAGACCTTCACGGTGCGCTCTTTGTTCATCATCGGGCCAGACAAAAAAGTGAAGTTGATGATCACTTATCCGGCATCTACTGGCCGTAACTTCAACGAAGTATTGCGCGTATTGGATTCGCTCCAACTGACCGCCAACTACAGCGTGGCTACACCAGCGGATTGGAAACACGGTGAGGACGTCATTGTAGTGCCAGCCGTGTCTACAGAAGCCGCAATCGAGAAGTTCCCGAAAGGAGTAACCATCGTAAAACCTTATCTGCGCTATACCCCACAGCCAGATTTGGAAGATTAA
- a CDS encoding sensor histidine kinase translates to MNQLLHKPLRAFAWYAFLILACSIPAYYTIMDYIWVSELNEHNKIIAEKTKHNLNALAGNKEATAQSVEFWNKLQPNTDLQPADVIRADSIYNLYKPKPFASKKDIDRYQGLVTYFNIHGKPYKFIVETNVEESYETILSIGMVTMLFFGLLLLGFVFINKKISNRLWQPFYVTLQKLKSFDLDKQSKIRFEPTDIAEFEELNTALAKLIHSNIASFKQQKEFTENASHELQTPLAIIQSKLDLMRQNKSLDREQSQHIDEASKALARASRINKNLLLLAKIENHQYTQRELINLDGLIVENIDLLKDYAEGKKIQIQTQIKAGVEILGNLALVEILLSNLLLNAIKHNVEGGEVSVALNSNQLRVCNAGQESLQLDELFKRFSRTSPHVPGTGLGLAIVKEICIQHNWRVTYTFEARMHCFSVSFF, encoded by the coding sequence ATGAATCAACTGCTCCACAAGCCTCTGCGAGCTTTTGCCTGGTACGCTTTTTTGATCCTAGCCTGTAGCATTCCAGCTTACTATACCATCATGGATTACATTTGGGTGTCAGAGCTCAATGAACACAACAAAATCATTGCCGAAAAAACTAAACACAATCTGAATGCGCTAGCGGGAAACAAAGAGGCCACTGCGCAAAGTGTGGAATTTTGGAACAAGCTACAACCCAATACCGATTTACAGCCTGCCGATGTGATCAGGGCAGATAGCATTTACAACCTATACAAACCCAAACCATTTGCCTCAAAAAAGGACATTGATCGATACCAAGGCTTGGTGACCTACTTCAACATTCACGGCAAGCCATACAAATTCATTGTGGAAACCAATGTGGAAGAAAGTTATGAAACCATTTTGAGTATTGGTATGGTAACTATGTTGTTCTTTGGCTTGTTGCTGTTAGGTTTTGTATTCATCAATAAAAAAATATCCAATCGTTTGTGGCAACCATTTTATGTTACCTTGCAAAAATTGAAATCTTTTGATCTGGATAAACAAAGTAAAATCCGTTTTGAACCAACCGATATTGCTGAGTTTGAAGAACTGAATACTGCGTTGGCTAAATTGATCCATTCAAATATTGCCTCTTTCAAACAACAAAAGGAGTTTACTGAAAACGCCTCACATGAATTGCAAACGCCGCTGGCCATTATCCAGTCGAAGTTGGATTTAATGCGGCAAAACAAATCGCTCGACCGAGAACAATCCCAGCACATTGATGAAGCCAGCAAGGCATTGGCCAGAGCTTCGCGTATCAACAAGAACTTATTGTTGCTAGCTAAAATAGAGAACCACCAGTATACCCAACGAGAACTAATCAATTTGGATGGGCTTATTGTTGAAAATATTGATTTGTTGAAAGATTATGCAGAGGGTAAAAAAATTCAAATCCAGACGCAGATTAAAGCGGGTGTAGAGATTTTGGGCAACCTCGCTTTGGTAGAAATATTGTTGTCCAACCTGTTGTTGAACGCCATTAAGCACAATGTGGAAGGTGGCGAGGTCAGTGTTGCGTTAAATTCCAATCAACTGAGGGTTTGTAATGCTGGCCAGGAATCCCTGCAATTGGATGAATTGTTCAAACGATTCAGCCGAACCTCACCTCATGTCCCGGGTACTGGTTTAGGTTTAGCCATTGTAAAGGAAATCTGCATCCAACACAATTGGCGGGTTACCTATACATTCGAAGCCAGGATGCATTGTTTTTCGGTAAGCTTTTTTTGA